From the Apus apus isolate bApuApu2 chromosome 4, bApuApu2.pri.cur, whole genome shotgun sequence genome, one window contains:
- the NMU gene encoding neuromedin-U translates to MGSLCHQQPPAASPPRSLGRAGDGRTLPGSSLLLLLLLLASSMAACKGAPMPSQPLKADEDLQLWKEIEDACSAYLSTDSQPQVSQTEASSTLEELCFLVMGFLQKPQGLDEKDNTKRFLFHYSKTHDSGNSDIRSSVLHPLLQLVPQLNERRLKRYEVDEELQGPGGIQSRGYFFYRPRNGRSVDFR, encoded by the exons ATGGGAAgcctctgccaccagcagccccccGCAGCCAGCCCTCCGCGCAGCCTGGGCAGGGCGGGCGATGGCAGGACGCTGCCGGGGTCCTcgctgctcctcctcctccttctcctcgCCTCCTCCATGGCAGCTTGCAAAG GTGCACCAATGCCATCCCAACCACTCAAGGCAGATGAGGATTTGCAGCTGTGGAAAGAG ATAGAGGATGCATGTTCTGCCTACCTGTCCACAGATTCTCAGCCTCAGGTGAGTCAGACAGAG GCATCCAGTACACTGGAAGAACTTTGTTTTTTGGTCATGGGATTTCTCCAGAAGCCACAG GGCTTAGATGAAAAAGACAACACCAAAAGG TTCTTATTTCATTATTCTAAGACTCATGACTCAGGCAACTCAGACATCAGG TCATCTGTCCTGCATCCTTTGCTGCAACTTGTTCCCCAGCTTAATGAGAGAAGGCTGAAGAGATACGAAGTGGAC gaagaacTTCAAGGACCTGGAGGGATTCAAAGCAGAGGCTACTTTTTCTACAGG CCACGCAATGGAAGATCAGTGGATTTTCGCTGA